The Paramisgurnus dabryanus chromosome 3, PD_genome_1.1, whole genome shotgun sequence genome includes a window with the following:
- the elavl3 gene encoding ELAV-like protein 3 isoform X7, which produces MVTIISTMETQVSNGPSGTSLPNGPVISTNGATDDSKTNLIVNYLPQNMTQEEFKSLFGSIGEIESCKLVRDKITGQSLGYGFVNYVDPNDADKAINTLNGLKLQTKTIKVSYARPSSASIRDANLYVSGLPKTMSQKDMEQLFSQYGRIITSRILVDQVTGISRGVGFIRFDKRNEAEEAIKGLNGQKPLGAAEPITVKFANNPSQKTGQALLTQLYQTAARRYTGPLHHQTQRFRFSPITIDSMTSLAGVNLTGPTGAGWCIFVYNLSPEADESVLWQLFGPFGAVTNVKVIRDFTTNKCKGFGFVTMTNYDEAAMAIASLNGYRLGDRVLQVSFKTSKQHKA; this is translated from the exons ACGACAGCAAAACTAACCTGATCGTCAACTACCTGCCTCAAAACATGACCCAGGAAGAGTTCAAAAGCCTCTTCGGCAGCATCGGAGAGATCGAGTCGTGCAAACTAGTCAGAGACAAGATCACAG GTCAGAGTTTGGGCTATGGCTTTGTAAATTATGTGGATCCCAATGATGCAGACAAGGCCATCAACACACTCAACGGTCTTAAACTGCAGACCAAAACAATCAAG gtGTCCTATGCCAGACCCAGCTCAGCTTCCATTCGTGATGCCAACCTGTACGTGAGTGGGCTGCCCAAAACCATGAGTCAGAAGGACATGGAGCAGTTGTTTTCCCAGTATGGAAGGATCATCACCTCACGCATCCTGGTCGACCAGGTCACAG GTATATCGCGCGGCGTGGGTTTCATTCGGTTCGACAAGCGCAACGAGGCTGAGGAGGCCATCAAGGGGCTCAACGGTCAGAAGCCGCTCGGCGCTGCCGAACCGATAACCGTCAAGTTCGCCAACAACCCCAGTCAGAAGACAGGACAAGCCCTGCTAACCCAACTTTACCAGACAGCCGCTCGCCGCTACACCGGTCCTCTTCATCACCAGACCCAGCGCTTCAG ATTCTCCCCGATAACCATCGACAGCATGACCAGCCTGGCTGGAGTCAACCTGACCGGGCCGACGGGAGCTGGCTGGTGTATCTTCGTCTACAACCTGTCCCCGGAAGCTGACGAAAGCGTCCTGTGGCAGCTCTTCGGGCCGTTCGGCGCCGTCACGAACGTCAAGGTCATCCGCGACTTCACCACCAACAAATGTAAGGGCTTCGGCTTCGTCACCATGACCAACTACGATGAGGCGGCCATGGCTATCGCCAGCCTGAACGGCTATCGCCTGGGCGACCGCGTGTTGCAGGTCTCCTTCAAGACCAGCAAGCAACACAAGGCTTAA
- the elavl3 gene encoding ELAV-like protein 3 isoform X6: MVTIISTMETQVSNGPSGTSLPNGPVISTNGATDDSKTNLIVNYLPQNMTQEEFKSLFGSIGEIESCKLVRDKITGQSLGYGFVNYVDPNDADKAINTLNGLKLQTKTIKVSYARPSSASIRDANLYVSGLPKTMSQKDMEQLFSQYGRIITSRILVDQVTAGISRGVGFIRFDKRNEAEEAIKGLNGQKPLGAAEPITVKFANNPSQKTGQALLTQLYQTAARRYTGPLHHQTQRFRFSPITIDSMTSLAGVNLTGPTGAGWCIFVYNLSPEADESVLWQLFGPFGAVTNVKVIRDFTTNKCKGFGFVTMTNYDEAAMAIASLNGYRLGDRVLQVSFKTSKQHKA; this comes from the exons ACGACAGCAAAACTAACCTGATCGTCAACTACCTGCCTCAAAACATGACCCAGGAAGAGTTCAAAAGCCTCTTCGGCAGCATCGGAGAGATCGAGTCGTGCAAACTAGTCAGAGACAAGATCACAG GTCAGAGTTTGGGCTATGGCTTTGTAAATTATGTGGATCCCAATGATGCAGACAAGGCCATCAACACACTCAACGGTCTTAAACTGCAGACCAAAACAATCAAG gtGTCCTATGCCAGACCCAGCTCAGCTTCCATTCGTGATGCCAACCTGTACGTGAGTGGGCTGCCCAAAACCATGAGTCAGAAGGACATGGAGCAGTTGTTTTCCCAGTATGGAAGGATCATCACCTCACGCATCCTGGTCGACCAGGTCACAG CAGGTATATCGCGCGGCGTGGGTTTCATTCGGTTCGACAAGCGCAACGAGGCTGAGGAGGCCATCAAGGGGCTCAACGGTCAGAAGCCGCTCGGCGCTGCCGAACCGATAACCGTCAAGTTCGCCAACAACCCCAGTCAGAAGACAGGACAAGCCCTGCTAACCCAACTTTACCAGACAGCCGCTCGCCGCTACACCGGTCCTCTTCATCACCAGACCCAGCGCTTCAG ATTCTCCCCGATAACCATCGACAGCATGACCAGCCTGGCTGGAGTCAACCTGACCGGGCCGACGGGAGCTGGCTGGTGTATCTTCGTCTACAACCTGTCCCCGGAAGCTGACGAAAGCGTCCTGTGGCAGCTCTTCGGGCCGTTCGGCGCCGTCACGAACGTCAAGGTCATCCGCGACTTCACCACCAACAAATGTAAGGGCTTCGGCTTCGTCACCATGACCAACTACGATGAGGCGGCCATGGCTATCGCCAGCCTGAACGGCTATCGCCTGGGCGACCGCGTGTTGCAGGTCTCCTTCAAGACCAGCAAGCAACACAAGGCTTAA
- the elavl3 gene encoding ELAV-like protein 3 isoform X5, whose protein sequence is MVTIISTMETQVSNGPSGTSLPNGPVISTNGATDDSKTNLIVNYLPQNMTQEEFKSLFGSIGEIESCKLVRDKITGQSLGYGFVNYVDPNDADKAINTLNGLKLQTKTIKVSYARPSSASIRDANLYVSGLPKTMSQKDMEQLFSQYGRIITSRILVDQVTAGISRGVGFIRFDKRNEAEEAIKGLNGQKPLGAAEPITVKFANNPSQKTGQALLTQLYQTAARRYTGPLHHQTQRFSSPPFLPRFSPITIDSMTSLAGVNLTGPTGAGWCIFVYNLSPEADESVLWQLFGPFGAVTNVKVIRDFTTNKCKGFGFVTMTNYDEAAMAIASLNGYRLGDRVLQVSFKTSKQHKA, encoded by the exons ACGACAGCAAAACTAACCTGATCGTCAACTACCTGCCTCAAAACATGACCCAGGAAGAGTTCAAAAGCCTCTTCGGCAGCATCGGAGAGATCGAGTCGTGCAAACTAGTCAGAGACAAGATCACAG GTCAGAGTTTGGGCTATGGCTTTGTAAATTATGTGGATCCCAATGATGCAGACAAGGCCATCAACACACTCAACGGTCTTAAACTGCAGACCAAAACAATCAAG gtGTCCTATGCCAGACCCAGCTCAGCTTCCATTCGTGATGCCAACCTGTACGTGAGTGGGCTGCCCAAAACCATGAGTCAGAAGGACATGGAGCAGTTGTTTTCCCAGTATGGAAGGATCATCACCTCACGCATCCTGGTCGACCAGGTCACAG CAGGTATATCGCGCGGCGTGGGTTTCATTCGGTTCGACAAGCGCAACGAGGCTGAGGAGGCCATCAAGGGGCTCAACGGTCAGAAGCCGCTCGGCGCTGCCGAACCGATAACCGTCAAGTTCGCCAACAACCCCAGTCAGAAGACAGGACAAGCCCTGCTAACCCAACTTTACCAGACAGCCGCTCGCCGCTACACCGGTCCTCTTCATCACCAGACCCAGCGCTTCAG CTCTCCTCCTTTCCTCCCCAGATTCTCCCCGATAACCATCGACAGCATGACCAGCCTGGCTGGAGTCAACCTGACCGGGCCGACGGGAGCTGGCTGGTGTATCTTCGTCTACAACCTGTCCCCGGAAGCTGACGAAAGCGTCCTGTGGCAGCTCTTCGGGCCGTTCGGCGCCGTCACGAACGTCAAGGTCATCCGCGACTTCACCACCAACAAATGTAAGGGCTTCGGCTTCGTCACCATGACCAACTACGATGAGGCGGCCATGGCTATCGCCAGCCTGAACGGCTATCGCCTGGGCGACCGCGTGTTGCAGGTCTCCTTCAAGACCAGCAAGCAACACAAGGCTTAA
- the elavl3 gene encoding ELAV-like protein 3 isoform X2: MVTIISTMETQVSNGPSGTSLPNGPVISTNGATDDSKTNLIVNYLPQNMTQEEFKSLFGSIGEIESCKLVRDKITGQSLGYGFVNYVDPNDADKAINTLNGLKLQTKTIKVSYARPSSASIRDANLYVSGLPKTMSQKDMEQLFSQYGRIITSRILVDQVTGISRGVGFIRFDKRNEAEEAIKGLNGQKPLGAAEPITVKFANNPSQKTGQALLTQLYQTAARRYTGPLHHQTQRFRLDNLLNASYGVKSSPPFLPRFSPITIDSMTSLAGVNLTGPTGAGWCIFVYNLSPEADESVLWQLFGPFGAVTNVKVIRDFTTNKCKGFGFVTMTNYDEAAMAIASLNGYRLGDRVLQVSFKTSKQHKA; the protein is encoded by the exons ACGACAGCAAAACTAACCTGATCGTCAACTACCTGCCTCAAAACATGACCCAGGAAGAGTTCAAAAGCCTCTTCGGCAGCATCGGAGAGATCGAGTCGTGCAAACTAGTCAGAGACAAGATCACAG GTCAGAGTTTGGGCTATGGCTTTGTAAATTATGTGGATCCCAATGATGCAGACAAGGCCATCAACACACTCAACGGTCTTAAACTGCAGACCAAAACAATCAAG gtGTCCTATGCCAGACCCAGCTCAGCTTCCATTCGTGATGCCAACCTGTACGTGAGTGGGCTGCCCAAAACCATGAGTCAGAAGGACATGGAGCAGTTGTTTTCCCAGTATGGAAGGATCATCACCTCACGCATCCTGGTCGACCAGGTCACAG GTATATCGCGCGGCGTGGGTTTCATTCGGTTCGACAAGCGCAACGAGGCTGAGGAGGCCATCAAGGGGCTCAACGGTCAGAAGCCGCTCGGCGCTGCCGAACCGATAACCGTCAAGTTCGCCAACAACCCCAGTCAGAAGACAGGACAAGCCCTGCTAACCCAACTTTACCAGACAGCCGCTCGCCGCTACACCGGTCCTCTTCATCACCAGACCCAGCGCTTCAG ACTCGACAATTTACTAAACGCCAGCTACGGAGTCAAGAG CTCTCCTCCTTTCCTCCCCAGATTCTCCCCGATAACCATCGACAGCATGACCAGCCTGGCTGGAGTCAACCTGACCGGGCCGACGGGAGCTGGCTGGTGTATCTTCGTCTACAACCTGTCCCCGGAAGCTGACGAAAGCGTCCTGTGGCAGCTCTTCGGGCCGTTCGGCGCCGTCACGAACGTCAAGGTCATCCGCGACTTCACCACCAACAAATGTAAGGGCTTCGGCTTCGTCACCATGACCAACTACGATGAGGCGGCCATGGCTATCGCCAGCCTGAACGGCTATCGCCTGGGCGACCGCGTGTTGCAGGTCTCCTTCAAGACCAGCAAGCAACACAAGGCTTAA
- the elavl3 gene encoding ELAV-like protein 3 isoform X4: MVTIISTMETQVSNGPSGTSLPNGPVISTNGATDDSKTNLIVNYLPQNMTQEEFKSLFGSIGEIESCKLVRDKITGQSLGYGFVNYVDPNDADKAINTLNGLKLQTKTIKVSYARPSSASIRDANLYVSGLPKTMSQKDMEQLFSQYGRIITSRILVDQVTGISRGVGFIRFDKRNEAEEAIKGLNGQKPLGAAEPITVKFANNPSQKTGQALLTQLYQTAARRYTGPLHHQTQRFRLDNLLNASYGVKRFSPITIDSMTSLAGVNLTGPTGAGWCIFVYNLSPEADESVLWQLFGPFGAVTNVKVIRDFTTNKCKGFGFVTMTNYDEAAMAIASLNGYRLGDRVLQVSFKTSKQHKA; the protein is encoded by the exons ACGACAGCAAAACTAACCTGATCGTCAACTACCTGCCTCAAAACATGACCCAGGAAGAGTTCAAAAGCCTCTTCGGCAGCATCGGAGAGATCGAGTCGTGCAAACTAGTCAGAGACAAGATCACAG GTCAGAGTTTGGGCTATGGCTTTGTAAATTATGTGGATCCCAATGATGCAGACAAGGCCATCAACACACTCAACGGTCTTAAACTGCAGACCAAAACAATCAAG gtGTCCTATGCCAGACCCAGCTCAGCTTCCATTCGTGATGCCAACCTGTACGTGAGTGGGCTGCCCAAAACCATGAGTCAGAAGGACATGGAGCAGTTGTTTTCCCAGTATGGAAGGATCATCACCTCACGCATCCTGGTCGACCAGGTCACAG GTATATCGCGCGGCGTGGGTTTCATTCGGTTCGACAAGCGCAACGAGGCTGAGGAGGCCATCAAGGGGCTCAACGGTCAGAAGCCGCTCGGCGCTGCCGAACCGATAACCGTCAAGTTCGCCAACAACCCCAGTCAGAAGACAGGACAAGCCCTGCTAACCCAACTTTACCAGACAGCCGCTCGCCGCTACACCGGTCCTCTTCATCACCAGACCCAGCGCTTCAG ACTCGACAATTTACTAAACGCCAGCTACGGAGTCAAGAG ATTCTCCCCGATAACCATCGACAGCATGACCAGCCTGGCTGGAGTCAACCTGACCGGGCCGACGGGAGCTGGCTGGTGTATCTTCGTCTACAACCTGTCCCCGGAAGCTGACGAAAGCGTCCTGTGGCAGCTCTTCGGGCCGTTCGGCGCCGTCACGAACGTCAAGGTCATCCGCGACTTCACCACCAACAAATGTAAGGGCTTCGGCTTCGTCACCATGACCAACTACGATGAGGCGGCCATGGCTATCGCCAGCCTGAACGGCTATCGCCTGGGCGACCGCGTGTTGCAGGTCTCCTTCAAGACCAGCAAGCAACACAAGGCTTAA
- the elavl3 gene encoding ELAV-like protein 3 isoform X3: protein MVTIISTMETQVSNGPSGTSLPNGPVISTNGATDDSKTNLIVNYLPQNMTQEEFKSLFGSIGEIESCKLVRDKITGQSLGYGFVNYVDPNDADKAINTLNGLKLQTKTIKVSYARPSSASIRDANLYVSGLPKTMSQKDMEQLFSQYGRIITSRILVDQVTAGISRGVGFIRFDKRNEAEEAIKGLNGQKPLGAAEPITVKFANNPSQKTGQALLTQLYQTAARRYTGPLHHQTQRFRLDNLLNASYGVKRFSPITIDSMTSLAGVNLTGPTGAGWCIFVYNLSPEADESVLWQLFGPFGAVTNVKVIRDFTTNKCKGFGFVTMTNYDEAAMAIASLNGYRLGDRVLQVSFKTSKQHKA from the exons ACGACAGCAAAACTAACCTGATCGTCAACTACCTGCCTCAAAACATGACCCAGGAAGAGTTCAAAAGCCTCTTCGGCAGCATCGGAGAGATCGAGTCGTGCAAACTAGTCAGAGACAAGATCACAG GTCAGAGTTTGGGCTATGGCTTTGTAAATTATGTGGATCCCAATGATGCAGACAAGGCCATCAACACACTCAACGGTCTTAAACTGCAGACCAAAACAATCAAG gtGTCCTATGCCAGACCCAGCTCAGCTTCCATTCGTGATGCCAACCTGTACGTGAGTGGGCTGCCCAAAACCATGAGTCAGAAGGACATGGAGCAGTTGTTTTCCCAGTATGGAAGGATCATCACCTCACGCATCCTGGTCGACCAGGTCACAG CAGGTATATCGCGCGGCGTGGGTTTCATTCGGTTCGACAAGCGCAACGAGGCTGAGGAGGCCATCAAGGGGCTCAACGGTCAGAAGCCGCTCGGCGCTGCCGAACCGATAACCGTCAAGTTCGCCAACAACCCCAGTCAGAAGACAGGACAAGCCCTGCTAACCCAACTTTACCAGACAGCCGCTCGCCGCTACACCGGTCCTCTTCATCACCAGACCCAGCGCTTCAG ACTCGACAATTTACTAAACGCCAGCTACGGAGTCAAGAG ATTCTCCCCGATAACCATCGACAGCATGACCAGCCTGGCTGGAGTCAACCTGACCGGGCCGACGGGAGCTGGCTGGTGTATCTTCGTCTACAACCTGTCCCCGGAAGCTGACGAAAGCGTCCTGTGGCAGCTCTTCGGGCCGTTCGGCGCCGTCACGAACGTCAAGGTCATCCGCGACTTCACCACCAACAAATGTAAGGGCTTCGGCTTCGTCACCATGACCAACTACGATGAGGCGGCCATGGCTATCGCCAGCCTGAACGGCTATCGCCTGGGCGACCGCGTGTTGCAGGTCTCCTTCAAGACCAGCAAGCAACACAAGGCTTAA
- the elavl3 gene encoding ELAV-like protein 3 isoform X1, with translation MVTIISTMETQVSNGPSGTSLPNGPVISTNGATDDSKTNLIVNYLPQNMTQEEFKSLFGSIGEIESCKLVRDKITGQSLGYGFVNYVDPNDADKAINTLNGLKLQTKTIKVSYARPSSASIRDANLYVSGLPKTMSQKDMEQLFSQYGRIITSRILVDQVTAGISRGVGFIRFDKRNEAEEAIKGLNGQKPLGAAEPITVKFANNPSQKTGQALLTQLYQTAARRYTGPLHHQTQRFRLDNLLNASYGVKSSPPFLPRFSPITIDSMTSLAGVNLTGPTGAGWCIFVYNLSPEADESVLWQLFGPFGAVTNVKVIRDFTTNKCKGFGFVTMTNYDEAAMAIASLNGYRLGDRVLQVSFKTSKQHKA, from the exons ACGACAGCAAAACTAACCTGATCGTCAACTACCTGCCTCAAAACATGACCCAGGAAGAGTTCAAAAGCCTCTTCGGCAGCATCGGAGAGATCGAGTCGTGCAAACTAGTCAGAGACAAGATCACAG GTCAGAGTTTGGGCTATGGCTTTGTAAATTATGTGGATCCCAATGATGCAGACAAGGCCATCAACACACTCAACGGTCTTAAACTGCAGACCAAAACAATCAAG gtGTCCTATGCCAGACCCAGCTCAGCTTCCATTCGTGATGCCAACCTGTACGTGAGTGGGCTGCCCAAAACCATGAGTCAGAAGGACATGGAGCAGTTGTTTTCCCAGTATGGAAGGATCATCACCTCACGCATCCTGGTCGACCAGGTCACAG CAGGTATATCGCGCGGCGTGGGTTTCATTCGGTTCGACAAGCGCAACGAGGCTGAGGAGGCCATCAAGGGGCTCAACGGTCAGAAGCCGCTCGGCGCTGCCGAACCGATAACCGTCAAGTTCGCCAACAACCCCAGTCAGAAGACAGGACAAGCCCTGCTAACCCAACTTTACCAGACAGCCGCTCGCCGCTACACCGGTCCTCTTCATCACCAGACCCAGCGCTTCAG ACTCGACAATTTACTAAACGCCAGCTACGGAGTCAAGAG CTCTCCTCCTTTCCTCCCCAGATTCTCCCCGATAACCATCGACAGCATGACCAGCCTGGCTGGAGTCAACCTGACCGGGCCGACGGGAGCTGGCTGGTGTATCTTCGTCTACAACCTGTCCCCGGAAGCTGACGAAAGCGTCCTGTGGCAGCTCTTCGGGCCGTTCGGCGCCGTCACGAACGTCAAGGTCATCCGCGACTTCACCACCAACAAATGTAAGGGCTTCGGCTTCGTCACCATGACCAACTACGATGAGGCGGCCATGGCTATCGCCAGCCTGAACGGCTATCGCCTGGGCGACCGCGTGTTGCAGGTCTCCTTCAAGACCAGCAAGCAACACAAGGCTTAA